The proteins below are encoded in one region of Castor canadensis chromosome 6, mCasCan1.hap1v2, whole genome shotgun sequence:
- the Barhl2 gene encoding barH-like 2 homeobox protein produces MTTMEGASGSSFGIDTILSSASSGSPGMMNGDFRPLGEARTADFRSQATPSPCSEIDTVGTAPSSPISVTMEPPEPHLVTDGPQHHHHLHHSQQPPPPAAAPTQSLQPSPQQQPPPPPPPQQQPAAQQLGSAASAPRTSTSSFLIKDILGDSKPLAACAPYSTSVSSPHHTPKQESNVAHESFRPKLEQEDSKTKLDKREDSQSDIKCHGTKEEGDREITSSRESPPVRAKKPRKARTAFSDHQLNQLERSFERQKYLSVQDRMDLAAALNLTDTQVKTWYQNRRTKWKRQTAVGLELLAEAGNYSALQRMFPSPYFYHPSLLGSMDSTTAAAAAAAMYSSMYRTPPAPHPQLQRPLVPRVLIHGLGPGGQPALNPLSNPIPGTPHPR; encoded by the exons ATGACAACAATGGAAGGGGCCAGCGGGTCGAGTTTTGGAATAGACACGATTTTGTCCAGTGCCAGTTCAGGCAGCCCCGGCATGATGAATGGAGATTTCCGCCCGCTCGGGGAGGCCAGGACTGCGGATTTTAGGAGTCAGGCCACCCCGTCTCCTTGTTCGGAAATCGATACCGTAGGAACAGCGCCTTCTTCTCCTATCTCGGTCACCATGGAGCCCCCGGAGCCGCATCTGGTAACTGACGGGCCCCagcatcaccaccacctccaccatagCCAGCAGCCGCCGCCGCCAGCCGCGGCTCCGACGCAAAGTTTGCAGCCTTCGCCCCAACAGcagccgccaccgccgccgccgccgcagcagCAGCCGGCCGCCCAGCAGCTGGGCTCGGCCGCCTCGGCCCCCAGGACTTCcacctcttcttttttaattaaggACATCTTGGGAGACAGCAAACCTCTGGCGGCGTGTGCACCCTACAGCACCAGCGTCTCCTCTCCTCACCACACCCCGAAGCAGGAGAGCAATGTAGCGCACGAGAGCTTCAGGCCAAAGCTCGAGCAGGAGGACAGCAAAACCAAACTGGACAAGCGGGAGGATTCCCAGAGCGACATCAAATGCCACG GAACAAAGGAGGAAGGAGATCGGGAGATTACTAGTAGCCGAGAGAGTCCCCCTGTGAGAGCCAAGAAGCCTCGAAAAGCCAGGACAGCTTTCTCCGACCACCAGCTCAATCAATTGGAGCGAAGCTTTGAGCGGCAGAAGTACCTGAGCGTCCAGGACCGCATGGACCTGGCAGCTGCACTGAATCTCACCGACACTCAAGTCAAGACCTGGTACCAGAACCGCAG GACCAAGTGGAAGCGGCAGACGGCAGTGGGCCTGGAGCTGCTGGCCGAGGCGGGGAACTACTCCGCGCTGCAGAGGATGTTTCCATCGCCCTATTTCTATCACCCAAGCCTGCTGGGCAGCATGGACAGCACCACGGCGGCCGCGGCGGCCGCGGCCATGTACAGCAGCATGTACCGGACTCCTCCGGCCCCCCATCCCCAGCTGCAGCGGCCGCTGGTGCCACGCGTGCTCATCCATGGCCTGGGACCTGGGGGACAGCCTGCCCTTAATCCTTTGTCCAACCCCATCCCGGGCACCCCGCATCCCCGgtga